Proteins encoded in a region of the Desulfosporosinus sp. Sb-LF genome:
- a CDS encoding 4Fe-4S dicluster domain-containing protein, whose protein sequence is MRQILVRSEHCLGCKSCELACAVAHSNSKTLFEAIGEFKAPQKRIFVESNGDHNFPLQCRQCVDAPCVHACMSGAMQSDLKTGLIQVDDLKCVGCMMCVMVCPFGVIGEIPTTNRVAKCDRCQDIDYNPACVSACPTKALVFVEVQEFAKSGRQIFLDYMKGVN, encoded by the coding sequence GTGAGACAGATTCTGGTCAGAAGCGAACATTGCCTCGGGTGTAAGAGCTGTGAGTTGGCTTGTGCAGTTGCTCACTCGAACAGTAAGACTTTGTTCGAGGCGATTGGAGAATTTAAAGCTCCACAAAAAAGGATTTTTGTCGAGTCCAACGGGGATCATAATTTCCCCTTACAATGTCGACAATGCGTAGATGCTCCTTGTGTTCATGCCTGTATGAGTGGGGCTATGCAGTCTGACTTAAAGACTGGGCTAATTCAAGTCGATGACCTAAAGTGTGTTGGGTGCATGATGTGCGTAATGGTCTGCCCGTTTGGAGTTATTGGGGAAATTCCTACTACCAATAGAGTTGCAAAATGTGACCGATGTCAGGATATAGACTATAATCCAGCTTGTGTCTCAGCCTGTCCAACAAAAGCTTTGGTATTTGTTGAAGTTCAAGAGTTTGCCAAAAGTGGGCGGCAAATCTTCCTAGACTATATGAAAGGGGTCAACTAA
- the cooS gene encoding anaerobic carbon-monoxide dehydrogenase catalytic subunit, with amino-acid sequence MNKKSIDPAVLELLPKAAFDGVETVWDRHEAQQPQCGFGSLGVCCRHCIQGPCRIDPFGNGPKTGICGASADVIVTRNLLRQVAGGAAAHVDHAYEAVEALEMAAKGEINYNITDETKLQQIARGLGLEISAKNKSELALEVVDVAYADLANHGSKPVQWLMANAPKERIAVWKSLGILPRNPDREIREAMHQTTMGMDADPVNLVLATAKQGLVDGYSGLKLATDMQDILFGTPTPVVTEANLGVLKEDYVNLIVHGHVPLLSEKIVYWAGKLQEEAILVGAKGILVSGICCTGNEVLMRKGIPLVTNFLAQEIAIVTGAVDAMVVDVQCIMPSLAKVAACYHTEIITTMPIVKMPGATHVPFALESVDEAAQEIVRKAITSYGRRDSKKIKIPNYRRKIMAGFSVEAIIGALSTVNPDQPLKPLIDNIVNGNILGVVATVGCNNVKVTQDLIHVELVKELVKNNVLVVATGCSAHALAKAGFMNSEGAEAYAGEGLKAVLSAIGQAAGLGGPLPPVLHMGSCVDNSRIGDLVTAIAAYLNVDSASLPVAASAPELQHEKALSIGTWAVTMGLTTHLGVVPPVLGSKAVTELLTHGLSDVIGGKFYVETDPLKAAQGLLEDIRAKRKKLGLPS; translated from the coding sequence ATGAATAAAAAATCAATAGATCCAGCCGTCTTAGAATTGTTACCTAAAGCGGCCTTTGATGGAGTAGAAACAGTTTGGGATCGTCATGAAGCACAACAACCTCAATGTGGGTTTGGAAGTTTAGGAGTCTGTTGCAGACATTGTATTCAAGGACCCTGTCGTATTGATCCCTTTGGGAACGGGCCAAAAACAGGAATTTGCGGAGCAAGTGCGGATGTGATCGTAACTCGCAATTTACTTAGGCAAGTGGCCGGCGGAGCGGCAGCCCATGTGGATCATGCCTATGAGGCTGTTGAAGCTTTAGAGATGGCAGCCAAGGGAGAAATTAATTATAACATCACTGATGAAACAAAATTGCAACAGATCGCTCGCGGGTTAGGCTTGGAGATCTCAGCCAAAAACAAATCAGAACTAGCCTTGGAGGTTGTCGATGTTGCGTATGCTGATCTGGCTAACCATGGAAGTAAACCTGTGCAATGGCTGATGGCCAATGCACCCAAAGAAAGAATTGCCGTTTGGAAGAGTCTAGGGATTCTCCCACGTAATCCTGATCGGGAAATTCGTGAAGCCATGCATCAGACAACCATGGGTATGGATGCTGACCCGGTGAATCTTGTCCTAGCTACTGCTAAACAAGGGCTAGTAGACGGTTACTCTGGCCTAAAACTGGCAACAGACATGCAAGATATCCTTTTTGGGACACCTACGCCCGTCGTGACGGAAGCTAATTTAGGGGTTCTCAAAGAAGACTACGTTAATCTCATCGTACATGGGCATGTCCCCTTGCTTTCGGAAAAAATCGTCTATTGGGCTGGCAAACTCCAAGAGGAAGCAATCCTTGTTGGGGCCAAAGGAATCTTAGTCTCGGGAATCTGCTGTACAGGTAATGAAGTCTTAATGCGCAAAGGAATTCCGTTGGTCACTAACTTCTTGGCTCAAGAAATCGCCATAGTTACGGGAGCCGTTGACGCTATGGTCGTCGACGTACAATGTATTATGCCTTCCTTAGCTAAAGTCGCTGCTTGTTATCACACAGAGATCATCACAACAATGCCGATCGTCAAAATGCCTGGAGCCACTCACGTTCCATTTGCTTTAGAAAGTGTGGATGAAGCTGCTCAGGAAATTGTGCGCAAGGCAATCACCTCTTACGGGCGAAGGGATAGCAAGAAAATCAAAATTCCCAATTATAGACGTAAGATTATGGCTGGATTCAGCGTAGAAGCCATTATTGGAGCACTATCAACAGTGAACCCTGACCAACCTCTTAAGCCTCTCATCGACAATATTGTCAATGGTAATATCTTAGGGGTTGTGGCTACGGTGGGATGCAACAATGTCAAAGTGACTCAAGATCTCATACATGTAGAATTAGTGAAAGAGCTTGTGAAAAATAACGTATTAGTCGTCGCTACCGGATGTTCCGCTCATGCCCTGGCTAAAGCCGGCTTTATGAATTCTGAAGGAGCTGAAGCCTATGCTGGAGAGGGTTTGAAAGCAGTCTTGTCAGCGATTGGCCAGGCCGCAGGTCTTGGTGGCCCACTTCCACCCGTACTGCATATGGGAAGCTGTGTCGATAATTCGAGGATTGGGGATTTGGTCACAGCGATTGCAGCCTATCTAAATGTGGATTCCGCCTCGTTGCCCGTGGCAGCAAGTGCTCCAGAACTCCAGCATGAAAAAGCCTTGAGTATCGGAACTTGGGCTGTGACCATGGGGCTTACCACTCACCTTGGAGTTGTTCCACCCGTGCTAGGGAGCAAAGCTGTCACCGAGTTGCTGACCCATGGCCTAAGTGATGTAATCGGGGGGAAATTCTATGTAGAAACCGATCCCTTGAAAGCGGCGCAAGGACTTCTTGAGGATATCCGAGCAAAACGAAAAAAACTCGGACTTCCTAGTTAA
- a CDS encoding FAD-dependent oxidoreductase, with protein sequence MMTYIVVGNSAAGLFAIEEIRRHDTESELIVLTAEQEPSYSRCLTTYFLAGDIPASHLYLRNADFAERLNLKIVYGVKVNRIDPTRQMVRSIDGREWHYSKLLIAMGASANKLTIPGGTLPEVFTLRTMGDALAINKTLDQGAKKAVVIGGGLISLKSAYALRKRGLEVTVVVSSGQILSQMLDEKSADMIQAHLRVNGFKFLLQTEAMTITGEDHVQGVQITPKTELATNLVIVGKGVHPNIRGLSDFGFNIGQGLQVDSSLATNHPNIYAAGDIAETWDLVRQKFTVNATWPNATTQGRIAGANMCGRQEVYPGSLSLNSVDFFGLSAMSVGITKLQDNNGTGDWDQEEDLKTVGNMSNYRKLIWQGDILRGFILVGDTSQCGVLTGLIKVGRPLTQAQKSLTLAKRGALAVGIMK encoded by the coding sequence ATGATGACTTATATCGTTGTTGGCAATAGCGCAGCTGGGTTATTTGCGATTGAAGAGATCCGAAGACACGACACAGAGTCGGAACTAATCGTCCTCACAGCAGAACAAGAACCTAGTTATTCCCGTTGCCTCACTACTTATTTCCTAGCAGGAGATATTCCTGCTTCCCACCTTTACTTACGTAATGCTGATTTCGCCGAACGACTGAACCTAAAGATAGTTTACGGAGTCAAGGTCAACAGGATCGATCCCACGCGTCAAATGGTGCGAAGTATTGATGGGCGGGAGTGGCACTATAGCAAACTTTTGATCGCCATGGGGGCATCAGCGAATAAGCTTACCATTCCAGGTGGAACGCTTCCAGAAGTTTTTACACTACGTACCATGGGGGATGCTTTAGCAATTAATAAGACCTTGGATCAGGGCGCGAAAAAGGCAGTCGTCATAGGAGGAGGTTTGATCAGTTTAAAAAGTGCTTATGCCTTGAGAAAACGCGGGCTTGAGGTAACAGTTGTGGTCTCCTCTGGACAGATTCTCTCCCAAATGCTGGATGAAAAGTCTGCTGACATGATTCAAGCGCACTTGAGAGTCAATGGATTTAAATTTCTTTTACAAACTGAGGCGATGACGATCACTGGAGAAGACCACGTTCAAGGTGTGCAGATCACGCCCAAAACAGAACTTGCCACTAATTTGGTGATTGTTGGCAAGGGAGTTCATCCTAATATCAGAGGGTTGAGCGATTTCGGCTTCAATATCGGGCAGGGCCTACAGGTAGATTCTTCGTTAGCCACTAACCATCCCAATATATACGCGGCCGGAGATATTGCCGAAACTTGGGACCTTGTTCGCCAGAAATTCACCGTAAATGCCACTTGGCCCAATGCTACAACCCAAGGCAGAATTGCCGGTGCAAATATGTGCGGAAGACAAGAGGTTTATCCAGGATCTCTTAGCTTAAACTCTGTGGACTTTTTTGGCCTCTCGGCCATGTCCGTTGGTATCACGAAACTACAAGACAACAACGGGACTGGAGATTGGGACCAAGAAGAAGACCTGAAAACAGTTGGAAACATGTCCAACTATCGCAAACTGATTTGGCAGGGGGACATTCTAAGGGGGTTCATTCTAGTTGGTGACACATCCCAATGTGGTGTATTAACAGGCTTGATTAAAGTAGGTCGCCCACTGACCCAAGCCCAAAAGAGTTTGACGTTGGCTAAAAGAGGAGCCCTGGCAGTAGGAATAATGAAGTAG